One genomic segment of [Phormidium] sp. ETS-05 includes these proteins:
- a CDS encoding penicillin-binding protein 2: MALRMPPSGRGGDRSRQPPRKKRPHLAPLVGKTQRDQTIRGQSRRHKPTIDPLLHRRQIAQKWNPPKRKQAALPTRERSRLVAVWGILCLAILGLSANLYRLQVIQAASLKEIARSQQVVTVKPFVPRRQIKDAQGNILALDMPVWTLYAHPRLFVKPKEEIAKQLAPVLNLPPWQILVKLSQGESGITVAYDLPEEVGQQVGNLGIDGLELNRTAKRFYPQKGLASEVVGYVDVDRLGQAGLERSQEELLERGLRRADGSAKTIQLKMGALTPDPVDGEFLELDELSLRLTIDSRLQRAARSALDAQLKEAKAKRGAVIVMDAKDGALLALVCSPSYDSNRYYDYNVELFKNWVLTDLYEPGSTFKPIVVAIGLESGAIKPDSTFYDEGQITIDQWSIENHDYKSVGGRGTLNVRQILEHSSNVGMVHIAARMRPSLFYSWLVRLGLGNTVGIDLPFEVESQLRPRWEFTASPVHPATTSFGQGFAITPIQLLQLHGTLANGGYLVTPHVVKGLFDSQGQPVSTPKHPQPQQVFSPETTKAVVAMMENVIEEGTGKNAQIPGYRIAGKTGTSQKVTTNGTGYSEYARIASFVSILPADNPRYVVLTVIDEPKDGYGGTVAAPVSRAVMEALISIQGIPPSTEPPPSSSGEE; the protein is encoded by the coding sequence ATGGCTCTGAGGATGCCCCCATCCGGCAGGGGTGGCGATCGTAGTCGCCAACCGCCCAGAAAGAAACGCCCTCATCTAGCCCCTCTCGTGGGCAAAACTCAGCGCGACCAAACCATCCGAGGTCAGTCTCGCCGCCACAAACCCACAATCGATCCCCTGTTACACCGCCGCCAAATCGCCCAGAAGTGGAACCCACCAAAGCGCAAACAGGCAGCATTGCCCACAAGGGAGCGATCGCGTTTGGTGGCGGTGTGGGGCATCTTGTGCTTAGCCATACTGGGTTTAAGTGCCAACCTATACCGGTTGCAAGTGATACAAGCAGCCTCCCTCAAAGAAATCGCCCGATCGCAACAAGTAGTAACGGTCAAACCATTTGTCCCCCGCCGCCAAATTAAAGACGCCCAAGGCAACATCTTAGCCTTGGATATGCCCGTGTGGACTTTGTATGCCCACCCCCGTCTATTTGTCAAGCCCAAAGAAGAAATCGCCAAGCAACTAGCTCCCGTGCTGAATCTTCCACCTTGGCAAATTCTCGTCAAGCTCAGCCAAGGAGAAAGCGGAATTACTGTGGCCTACGATTTGCCCGAAGAGGTGGGTCAGCAAGTAGGTAATTTGGGTATAGACGGGCTAGAACTGAACCGCACGGCAAAGCGATTTTATCCCCAAAAAGGACTAGCCTCAGAAGTAGTGGGATATGTGGATGTGGATCGTCTTGGGCAAGCCGGATTAGAACGTAGTCAAGAAGAATTGCTCGAAAGAGGACTCCGCCGAGCTGACGGCTCCGCCAAAACCATCCAGCTCAAGATGGGAGCCCTAACCCCCGATCCCGTAGATGGGGAGTTTCTAGAACTAGACGAATTGAGCCTGCGCCTGACGATCGACAGTCGCCTGCAAAGAGCAGCTCGATCGGCTTTAGACGCACAGCTCAAAGAAGCCAAAGCAAAACGCGGGGCAGTCATAGTGATGGACGCCAAAGACGGTGCCTTGCTCGCTTTAGTTTGCTCCCCTTCCTACGACTCCAACCGCTACTACGACTACAATGTAGAGCTATTTAAAAACTGGGTGTTAACCGACCTGTACGAGCCCGGATCCACCTTCAAACCCATTGTCGTGGCGATCGGCTTAGAATCCGGTGCCATCAAACCCGATAGCACCTTTTACGACGAAGGTCAAATCACGATCGACCAGTGGTCAATAGAAAACCACGACTACAAATCCGTCGGCGGTAGAGGCACCCTCAACGTCCGCCAAATCCTAGAACATTCCAGCAACGTGGGCATGGTTCACATCGCCGCTCGAATGCGTCCGTCCCTCTTTTATAGCTGGCTAGTGCGCCTCGGTTTAGGCAACACTGTGGGCATTGACCTCCCCTTTGAAGTAGAAAGCCAACTCCGCCCCAGATGGGAATTTACCGCCTCCCCCGTTCACCCCGCCACCACCTCCTTTGGTCAAGGATTCGCCATCACCCCCATCCAGCTACTACAGCTCCACGGTACACTTGCCAATGGCGGCTACCTCGTCACTCCCCACGTAGTCAAAGGGCTATTTGACAGTCAGGGCCAACCCGTCTCCACTCCCAAACACCCCCAACCCCAACAGGTTTTCTCCCCTGAAACCACTAAAGCCGTCGTGGCAATGATGGAAAACGTGATTGAAGAAGGAACCGGTAAAAACGCCCAAATTCCCGGCTATCGCATAGCAGGCAAAACCGGCACCTCTCAAAAAGTCACCACCAATGGCACCGGCTACTCGGAATATGCCAGAATTGCCAGTTTTGTGAGCATTCTTCCCGCCGATAACCCCCGCTACGTCGTCCTTACCGTCATCGACGAACCCAAAGACGGCTACGG
- a CDS encoding Tfp pilus assembly protein FimT/FimU, with translation MTNSYLLPILSKSRLTYHKKNAKGFTLLEVLVVVLIIGILAATAGVSWLSFVNRQRVSAVQNAALRAIEKAQLEARSRQLSYSVSFKIEDNLPKVEFNGSGVWESLAAGLDIRSGQVLMCTNLSAAKANQVGTQTCSPTDLATARTIQFDYTGTLPTDTTLPITITFADPGTDYSAGIPIVASKRCVNVQTLLGAITTGMGSECP, from the coding sequence ATGACCAACAGTTATTTGTTGCCCATCTTAAGCAAATCTCGACTTACCTACCACAAAAAAAATGCCAAGGGATTTACCCTTTTGGAAGTGTTAGTGGTGGTGCTGATTATTGGTATTTTGGCAGCCACAGCCGGGGTGAGCTGGCTTAGCTTTGTCAACCGCCAGCGAGTGAGTGCTGTCCAAAATGCTGCCCTCCGAGCCATAGAAAAAGCCCAGTTAGAAGCCAGAAGCCGCCAACTGAGCTACAGCGTCAGCTTTAAAATCGAAGATAATTTGCCTAAAGTAGAATTTAATGGTAGTGGAGTTTGGGAAAGTCTCGCAGCGGGTTTGGATATCAGATCCGGTCAAGTTTTGATGTGTACGAATCTCAGTGCTGCGAAAGCCAATCAAGTTGGCACACAAACCTGTAGCCCCACTGACCTAGCAACTGCCAGAACCATTCAATTTGATTATACCGGCACCCTCCCCACAGATACCACTTTACCCATAACAATCACTTTCGCCGACCCCGGTACTGATTATAGTGCTGGGATACCTATTGTTGCTAGCAAACGTTGTGTGAACGTGCAAACTCTTTTGGGAGCGATAACCACAGGAATGGGAAGTGAATGCCCCTAG
- a CDS encoding glutathione S-transferase family protein yields MRLLQFSTSHYCRKVRLALGYKKILYEVENLTPGLHILRIKPLTGLTTTPVLLPQEAGQPEAIGDSSQILRFLETYRPEPPLIPPPPLATEAAMLEDWLDESIGTATRFVYYHGRAGGSETGFLHKMPDRMRSVSQKPSFSTSPFSQLVIQVVRRQYGITPASVALAEQRLGLALDVLWERWHSNPFLVGNSLSVADIAAAALLSPLSLVGSYRQDYPWLFDRISEVHSLCNEPLPPGL; encoded by the coding sequence ATGCGCCTGTTGCAATTTAGCACTTCTCACTATTGCCGCAAAGTGCGGTTAGCCCTCGGTTACAAAAAAATCCTCTATGAGGTGGAAAATCTCACTCCCGGTCTCCACATTTTGCGGATTAAGCCCCTCACGGGTTTAACTACGACTCCGGTTTTATTGCCCCAGGAGGCTGGTCAACCGGAGGCGATCGGCGACTCTAGCCAAATTCTCCGGTTTTTAGAAACCTATCGCCCCGAACCTCCCCTCATCCCTCCGCCTCCCTTGGCGACGGAAGCCGCGATGCTGGAAGATTGGCTCGATGAGAGCATCGGGACTGCCACCAGATTCGTGTACTACCACGGACGGGCTGGGGGCTCAGAAACCGGGTTTCTTCACAAAATGCCAGATAGGATGCGATCGGTTTCCCAAAAACCCAGTTTCTCTACCAGTCCCTTCAGCCAGTTGGTGATTCAGGTGGTGCGGCGGCAATATGGCATTACTCCCGCTTCTGTGGCTCTGGCGGAGCAGCGATTGGGTTTGGCTTTGGATGTGCTGTGGGAGAGATGGCATTCCAACCCTTTTTTGGTGGGCAATAGTCTTTCTGTGGCGGATATTGCCGCCGCCGCCCTCCTCAGCCCCCTATCTCTGGTGGGTTCCTACCGCCAGGATTATCCCTGGCTGTTCGATCGCATCTCCGAGGTTCACTCCCTATGTAACGAACCTCTCCCCCCGGGATTGTAG
- a CDS encoding GspH/FimT family pseudopilin — translation MQTKSKMVQPEEHGFTLLEVLVVVLIVGILATVAAISWDTFVSFQALRNAENLLYNALQEAKSNAVRDSINWQVSFREKDNVSQWAIHPTERSPVAADWQDLNTRVRIIDTDINPNDLNYTTFYYNRNTGEYRMQFNHHGNANGQLGKITVGLRRGGGAVRCVLVSTLIGAMRTGQDGRCK, via the coding sequence ATGCAAACCAAATCCAAAATGGTGCAGCCAGAGGAGCATGGCTTCACCCTGTTAGAGGTATTGGTCGTAGTTTTAATCGTAGGAATCTTAGCCACAGTTGCTGCTATCAGTTGGGATACTTTCGTCAGCTTTCAGGCGTTGAGAAATGCGGAAAATTTATTATACAACGCTCTTCAAGAAGCTAAATCAAACGCCGTCAGAGATAGCATCAACTGGCAAGTAAGTTTCCGAGAAAAAGATAATGTTTCCCAATGGGCTATTCACCCCACAGAGCGTTCTCCAGTCGCCGCCGATTGGCAAGATTTAAACACCAGAGTGCGGATTATAGACACAGACATCAACCCGAATGATTTAAATTACACCACTTTCTATTATAACAGAAACACTGGTGAATACCGAATGCAATTTAATCATCATGGCAATGCTAACGGACAGTTAGGAAAAATTACCGTAGGTTTGCGCCGTGGGGGTGGAGCGGTGCGGTGTGTGTTGGTTTCCACCCTCATCGGCGCCATGAGAACCGGCCAAGATGGTAGATGTAAGTAG
- the glgB gene encoding 1,4-alpha-glucan branching enzyme, protein MAITISPEQIDRIVWNQHQDPFAVLGPHLISQNGKTSTWVVRAYLPNANAVSVILPEERKEYPMEPSHNPHFFECSFECTTEMSELINYQLRIKEGEHERVTYDPYAFRDPKLTDFDVHLFAEGNHHRIYEKLGAHLMEVEGVKGVYFAVWAPNARNVSLLGDFNSWDGRKHQMRKGGNGVWELFIPDLTVGAAYKYEIKNSEGHIYEKSDPYGFQQEPRPKTASIVADLSRYSWNDGDWLDKRRHTDPLTQPVSVYECHLGSWLHASSAEPALAPDGTPEPVVVVSELKPGARFLTYRELAARLIPYVKDLGYTHIELLPIAEHPFDGSWGYQVTGYFAPTSRYGSPEDFMYFVDQCHQHGIGVIVDWVPGHFPKDGHGLSFFDGTHLYEHADPRKGEHTEWGTKIFNYSRNEVRNFLVANALFWFDKYHIDGIRVDAVASMLYLDYARKPGEWVPNQYGGRENIDAADFLRQVNHLLFSYFPGVLSIAEESTSWPMVSWPTYVGGLGFNLKWNMGWMHDMLDYFSMDPWFRQFHQNNVTFSMWYNHSENFMLALSHDEVVHGKSNMIGKMPGDRWQKFANVRALFTYMFCHPGKKTMFMSMEFAQWSEWNVWGDLEWQLLQYEPHQQLKYFFSQLNNLYKSEAALYTQDFDQAGFEWIDCSDNRHSVVSFIRRAKGSDEFIVTVCNFTPQPHSHYRVGVPEHGFYTELFNSDAKEFGGSGMGNLGGKWADEWWMHNHRYSMDLCLPPLGVIVFKLDRQKTEEARKAIVQNIMGGNN, encoded by the coding sequence ATGGCCATTACTATTTCCCCTGAGCAAATCGATCGGATCGTTTGGAACCAGCATCAAGACCCGTTTGCGGTTCTCGGTCCCCACCTGATTAGCCAAAACGGCAAAACCAGCACCTGGGTGGTCCGAGCATACTTGCCCAATGCGAATGCTGTTTCGGTCATCCTTCCCGAAGAGCGGAAGGAATACCCAATGGAACCCAGCCACAACCCCCACTTTTTTGAATGCAGTTTTGAATGCACCACGGAAATGTCGGAGTTGATCAACTACCAACTGCGGATCAAAGAAGGGGAACACGAGCGGGTGACATACGACCCCTACGCCTTCCGTGACCCGAAGTTGACGGATTTTGACGTTCACTTATTTGCTGAAGGCAACCACCACCGGATTTATGAGAAGTTGGGCGCCCACTTGATGGAAGTGGAGGGGGTGAAAGGGGTTTACTTCGCCGTCTGGGCTCCTAATGCCCGCAATGTGTCTCTACTAGGTGACTTTAACTCGTGGGATGGGCGCAAACACCAAATGCGCAAGGGTGGGAACGGGGTTTGGGAACTGTTCATCCCTGATTTGACTGTGGGTGCTGCCTACAAGTATGAAATCAAAAATAGTGAAGGCCATATCTATGAAAAATCCGACCCCTATGGCTTCCAGCAAGAACCAAGACCGAAAACTGCCTCGATCGTCGCTGACCTGAGCCGGTATAGTTGGAACGATGGCGACTGGCTCGACAAACGCCGCCACACGGACCCTCTTACTCAGCCGGTATCGGTATATGAATGTCACCTCGGTTCCTGGCTCCATGCCTCCTCTGCGGAACCAGCATTGGCTCCCGATGGCACACCGGAACCGGTAGTGGTGGTCTCGGAACTGAAGCCGGGAGCCCGTTTCCTCACCTACCGGGAGCTGGCAGCTCGTCTGATTCCCTATGTGAAAGACTTGGGCTACACTCACATTGAGTTGCTGCCGATCGCCGAACACCCGTTTGATGGCTCCTGGGGTTATCAAGTCACCGGCTATTTTGCTCCCACCTCCCGCTATGGCAGTCCTGAAGACTTTATGTACTTTGTGGACCAGTGCCATCAACACGGTATCGGCGTCATTGTTGATTGGGTTCCCGGTCACTTCCCCAAAGATGGTCACGGTCTGTCTTTCTTTGATGGCACCCACCTCTATGAACACGCCGACCCCCGCAAAGGCGAACATACGGAATGGGGCACTAAGATATTCAACTACAGCCGCAACGAAGTGCGCAACTTCCTAGTGGCTAATGCTTTATTCTGGTTTGACAAATACCATATTGATGGGATTCGGGTGGATGCAGTGGCTTCTATGCTGTATCTGGACTATGCCCGGAAACCGGGAGAATGGGTTCCTAACCAGTATGGCGGTCGGGAAAATATCGACGCCGCCGACTTCTTGCGTCAAGTGAATCATCTCCTGTTTTCTTATTTCCCTGGGGTGTTATCCATTGCGGAAGAATCCACCTCCTGGCCAATGGTCTCTTGGCCTACCTATGTGGGGGGTTTGGGCTTTAACCTGAAGTGGAATATGGGCTGGATGCACGATATGCTGGATTATTTCAGCATGGACCCTTGGTTCCGCCAGTTCCACCAAAATAATGTCACTTTCAGCATGTGGTACAACCACAGCGAAAACTTTATGCTCGCCTTGTCTCACGATGAGGTAGTTCATGGTAAGAGCAATATGATTGGCAAAATGCCGGGAGACCGCTGGCAGAAGTTCGCCAACGTCCGGGCTTTGTTCACTTATATGTTCTGTCACCCTGGTAAGAAAACCATGTTTATGAGCATGGAATTTGCCCAATGGAGTGAGTGGAACGTCTGGGGAGACTTGGAGTGGCAGCTTTTGCAGTATGAACCTCACCAGCAGCTTAAATACTTTTTTAGTCAGTTGAATAATTTGTATAAGAGTGAAGCGGCTCTCTATACCCAGGATTTTGACCAGGCAGGGTTTGAGTGGATTGATTGCAGTGACAACCGCCATAGTGTGGTGTCATTCATTCGACGGGCGAAAGGCTCTGACGAATTTATCGTGACGGTGTGCAATTTCACTCCCCAACCTCACAGCCACTACCGCGTCGGTGTTCCGGAGCATGGTTTCTACACGGAACTGTTTAATAGTGATGCTAAAGAGTTTGGCGGTAGCGGGATGGGCAACCTTGGTGGTAAATGGGCTGATGAGTGGTGGATGCACAATCATCGCTATTCTATGGATTTGTGTTTACCGCCTCTGGGGGTGATTGTGTTTAAGCTCGATCGGCAAAAGACGGAAGAAGCCCGCAAGGCGATCGTGCAAAACATCATGGGTGGCAACAACTAA
- the hpsC gene encoding hormogonium polysaccharide secretion pseudopilin HpsC produces the protein MFPQLQLHRRKHPKSARKPKGFTLIELLVGIMISSVIIMPLLGLVDSLLRQDRQEQVKTRSEQELTAALDYIARDMQESVYIYDQAGVSEIADQIPQDATPVLVFWKRRFLSRDSFIDHDKNPATPTKQVGCLEKFSDAVTDVNDEPPGSIDCGSYRGKNQDYSVFSLVVYYLINNNDNNSNGTWAPNAMRIARWEVSGGVSTDPASQNNPYTPLTRSSDSVSYLALPDKGFQLFDLKNNTGTLAQKMDAWEKHQSEGYDLKQNQIVTLVDYIDASPVSTSTNLTPSCPATSPPNPTNQVVPASATTGTGSFYACVPQASRSANNTTLSRPIAQVFIRGNSLLRMEDNATYSDSKKVYFPMSNVRVQGIGLIGSN, from the coding sequence ATGTTCCCCCAACTCCAACTCCACCGCAGAAAACACCCTAAATCAGCTCGTAAACCCAAAGGTTTTACCCTCATCGAGCTGCTGGTTGGCATTATGATATCCAGCGTGATTATCATGCCCTTGCTGGGATTGGTAGATAGCCTGCTGCGACAAGACCGCCAAGAACAAGTCAAAACCCGCAGCGAACAAGAACTAACTGCAGCCCTCGACTATATCGCCCGGGATATGCAGGAGTCAGTTTATATTTATGACCAAGCTGGGGTTAGTGAAATTGCTGACCAAATCCCCCAAGATGCCACTCCCGTTCTCGTCTTCTGGAAGCGGCGGTTTTTATCCCGAGATAGTTTTATCGACCACGATAAAAATCCTGCAACCCCTACAAAACAAGTTGGTTGCCTGGAAAAATTTTCAGATGCAGTTACTGATGTAAATGACGAACCTCCAGGGAGTATAGATTGTGGAAGCTATCGGGGCAAAAACCAAGATTATAGCGTATTTTCCCTGGTAGTTTACTACCTAATTAATAACAATGACAATAATAGTAATGGCACTTGGGCGCCAAACGCCATGCGGATTGCCCGATGGGAAGTCAGCGGCGGCGTATCCACCGACCCTGCAAGCCAGAATAATCCATACACACCCCTAACCAGGAGTAGCGATAGTGTTAGCTACCTGGCTTTGCCTGATAAAGGATTTCAGTTGTTTGATTTAAAGAATAATACAGGCACCCTCGCCCAGAAGATGGATGCTTGGGAAAAGCATCAGAGCGAAGGATATGACTTGAAACAAAACCAAATCGTCACCCTGGTAGATTATATTGATGCTAGCCCTGTCAGCACTTCAACAAATTTAACACCAAGTTGCCCTGCCACTTCCCCCCCGAATCCCACGAATCAAGTAGTCCCAGCCAGTGCTACCACGGGAACAGGCAGCTTTTATGCCTGTGTCCCCCAAGCATCCAGAAGCGCCAATAATACTACTCTTTCTAGACCCATAGCCCAAGTATTTATCCGGGGGAATTCTCTGCTGCGGATGGAAGATAACGCTACTTACAGCGACAGTAAAAAAGTATATTTTCCTATGAGTAATGTCCGCGTTCAGGGGATTGGCTTAATAGGTAGTAATTAA
- the hpsB gene encoding hormogonium polysaccharide secretion pseudopilin HpsB — MNRLPTLKLNPIRRGAVFGKHHSEQGGFTIIESLAAIIVVTIMLVGITPMLAIAVATRVQARRVELGAQAARTYIDHLRTGQLDHPTVSNTPLANAAAPSGSLSCDGKNGNYCQSPSTLYCVDGDGDKNCRADSMTDMLVQGVGYNAFSNDATRGYTLLVRVYRADAFKDSTPLTTASVQATFTGGEGNRKAPLVTSTTEITGAQYRDFRCRLNEARASDDFCR; from the coding sequence ATGAACAGACTACCAACTCTAAAGCTAAACCCGATTCGCCGTGGTGCTGTGTTTGGAAAGCACCACAGTGAACAAGGTGGCTTTACCATCATTGAGTCCCTCGCAGCGATTATCGTCGTCACCATTATGCTGGTGGGTATCACCCCTATGCTCGCCATTGCCGTCGCCACCCGCGTCCAGGCTCGCCGGGTGGAATTAGGGGCTCAAGCTGCCCGAACCTACATCGACCACCTGCGCACTGGTCAGCTAGACCATCCCACCGTGAGCAATACTCCTCTGGCGAATGCGGCTGCTCCCAGTGGCAGTTTGAGCTGTGACGGCAAAAATGGGAATTATTGCCAGTCACCATCAACTTTGTACTGCGTTGATGGTGATGGCGATAAAAACTGTAGGGCTGACAGCATGACCGATATGCTGGTACAAGGTGTGGGATACAACGCATTTTCCAATGATGCCACACGTGGCTACACCCTCCTAGTCAGGGTTTACAGGGCTGATGCGTTCAAAGACAGCACCCCACTAACCACAGCCTCGGTACAAGCCACCTTTACTGGCGGCGAAGGCAACCGGAAAGCTCCCCTAGTAACAAGCACTACAGAAATCACAGGTGCGCAATATAGAGATTTCCGGTGCCGCTTGAATGAAGCTCGTGCCAGCGATGATTTTTGCCGATAA